The DNA window GTCGTAGCTGATCGGCCAGTCGCGCCCTACCCCATAGGTGGACTGCATCTTGAAGTCCACCGGCAGGTGGCGCCAGCAGGAGGCGGCCCAGTGCCAGGTGGTGCCACCCACCGCCTTGATGAAGCCCTGGTGGAAGCTGCTGGCGTCCGGGCCGGTCAGGCCCACGTAGTCGTTGGCCGGGAAATACAGCGGCGCGGTGGCCAGCGGCGACTGCGGATATGGGCCCTGGAAGTCGCTGCCGATGCGTCGCTCGAAGCTGACGTTGCGCCAGTTTTCAACCACGTCGGAGCGATGCAGGCGCGGGCCGGCTTCAAGGACCAGAACCGATTTTCCGGCACGAACCAACTGATGGGCGATCAATGCGCCGACGACGCCCGAACCGACGATCACAACATCGGCATCGGCGTCGCCATCACGGAAAACCGGAGCTTTCATGAGGGGGAATCCAGATCAATTACGGGAAAGAGATGAAAGCGCTGGCTCAGCCGTGCGCTCGTACCGTCGGCGGCGGCGCAGCCGTCCACCACGCAGGGCCACCTTGTGCGTAGGTCGGCGGGAACAGACCATCGTCCACCGGGCGCTGCATCAGCGCGTCGCGATAGGAGACGGTGATCGCCTGCGGGCCCTTGCCGACGCTGCCGGTGTACCAGGCAGTGATGATGGCCAGCGCTGTGGGACGTGCATCGCCAGCCGCAGCCAGCAGTGCTTCGGGGCCTTGTGCCTGTTGCGCCTTGGCCGCGAGTGCCGGGAACCGGGCGTGCATCTCAGGATGCAGCTTGGCGAATGCGGCTTCGATGCGGCCGGCGGTCGCCGGATCGAGATCGGTCTTGCCCGTCAGCGCCTGAGACAACTGTAGAAAGCGCCCGTCCGCCGGCTTTGCTGGGGCGGCATTGGCAGCGGTTGCTGGCACCTTGCCGTTGCAGGCCACCAGCAACGAAGCCGAGCCGACGGCCAGCAGGAAGGTTCTGCGCGTCAGGCCTTGCCCACTCCCTTCCAATCCCTCGGGAACACTCATGATGTGGACTCCTGATGCGTCACTTCTTCGGCTGCCCCGGACCGCGACGCGGGGGGCACCTACAGGTGAAACTGTAACGCACCTGCTCGTCGTCGCGGGGTGAGTGGGAGGGGCGATACAAGGGCCACGTGCGCTCCCTTTCAGCGCCAGAGGCGGTGGATTTTCGTTGGTGGCAACGCGATCCCGTCACGCCCGGAGAACGCGCTCAGCGCTAGAAACAAGGGGGTTTTCCACTCTGGAGTCTGGCCATGCGGGTACTACTGTTCTGTGCCGTGGCGGTGATGGCATTGTCGGCCTGCGACCAGGCCGAACGGACCGATCAGGCACAGCATGCCGATGCGGTTCGGCAAACCGCACCAACGGGCAGCGAGCCGGCGCGCAACGTGCCTGGCGGCGGCAGCGGGACCGCAGCCTCCGAGGACCAGGCATCGGGAACGGACGCCAACGACGGAAAGGATGCCCCGCCACAGCCTCCTGCAAAGCGTTGAGCTCCAAAAGGACGACCCTCAGCTTGCCGTAAGGGTGCTCGATCCCATGCTGGCGCCATGGGGCGTTCAAAGGAAAAGCCGCCGCGACAGAACACCGTCGCGGCGGCCTGGATCAGGCGTTTTCAACGAGATGTGAAACTCGACCTGACGTGGATTCACGCCGACAGCGCTTGAGCAGTGGCATGTTTGCACCGCTACCAGAGAGGTCTGCTCCATGCCCGATACCGGACTCTTCTACGTCTTTTCAGTGGATTACGCGGCCGACGCAATGGGCGGCCCCGATCAGGTCAGCTCGATCACCTTTCGCTGCAACCAATGCCACCACGTGTCCCGCACTGAAGCCGGCGTCCAGCGTGTAAGCGGGGGTACGCTGCTGACCTGCGGAAAATGCGGCGCCCACCAAGCCGTCAGCAACGCGCGCTTCGTCGACTGCATGCCTCCGCCTGCAGCTCTGCGATCTGCAACTGCTCCAGGTGAACGGTAAGGTCGCTACCCCGGCACCTTTCGTAATCCACTACGTCCACTCCATCCCCTGACATCCATCACGCCAGCGTTGTCAGGCGTTGCGGGCTGCTCAGGTGCTGGTGGTACTGGCCACGATGCCTGCGGGCTGCTGCCGCAAGGGCATGCAATGTCTGCTCGACGGCGCAACGCGCTCGTGGGTGGCGGCGAGAACCTGGTTCACGCGATGAAGCGTGCCACGACCACCGGGTTCGATACCGATGATGTAGACGAAGCGGCCATCGCAGCGCGACTGGGCCGATTCAAGCCCCTCTGCTTCAGCAAGGACACGCTTCAACGTCTTTTCCCAGGCTCTGCCCGGAGCCGATGCCAACTCCACCACCACCGCAGTTTCCCCGCAGTCCAGCGGCATCACCTCCACGCGCAGGATGCGTGGCGTCCTGATGGTCTCGGCGCTACCCATTTTGAGTCCTCCTCAGCATGCGACGGCGGCAGTATCCACGCCCGGCGCCAAGGCGGCGTCAAGAATGGATGGCCGTTGCGTGCAGATCGGCCTCTGCCAGCTTTCCCGCGTGAGCCATTGACATCAAGGCGTGACCAGATGCTGCCCGCCCTTTTCTTCTGCCGGCGGGGGCACTGCGGGAGCGCTGACAAATTCATGGCGTGCGAGCAACCAGGCGTGATCGGCAGCCAGGGCGGCTCTCGCCTGTGCCTCCCGATCAATGACGCTGACCAGATTGCCCGTTATCCGCAACAGTGTCTCGGTGTCCACGCGGAAGGGTGAAACGTCGCCAACGTAGATATCACCGATGTAGTTGAGCTTGCCCGCCTCGATCGTGAAGCTGACTGCCTGGGGCTCGGCAATGGCGATGCCCTGCTGCCCGATGCCAACCCAGCCGATGTAGTAGCGGCCAGCCTTGATGGGGCGGGTCTTCAGGCCCTTTGCGCAGGTGGCTACGGCATCGAACCTGTACGGCCCCCAGAAGCCGGTCGACGTATTTCCAGACAGGTAGAGCTGCACGAAGTTGATCTGATCTGCGCAGGTGACCGAAGTGGCCAGAATCCCTTCGTCCGGCTTGAGCTTCTTCGATTCCTTCATGTTCTCGATACCCGCGCAGGCCGTTGTAGACAGCATCAGCAGCACTGCCGCCGCAATGATTCGCTTCATTTTCCAGGTTCCGTTGAAATGCTGGGTGTCACGCGGGGACTACCGCATCTGCAATGGTGGTGCGAGGTACGCGTTGCACTTTTCGCCGCAGGCTCTCAACTCTTCTTCGAGCGCGTCGCTGGACGGTGCGCCCTGCGCGGGAACGGCCAGCTGGCGTCGGAAGGGATACCGCGCGAGCAGCCATCCCTGCTTCTCTTCG is part of the Stenotrophomonas lactitubi genome and encodes:
- a CDS encoding sugar dehydrogenase complex small subunit, which translates into the protein MSVPEGLEGSGQGLTRRTFLLAVGSASLLVACNGKVPATAANAAPAKPADGRFLQLSQALTGKTDLDPATAGRIEAAFAKLHPEMHARFPALAAKAQQAQGPEALLAAAGDARPTALAIITAWYTGSVGKGPQAITVSYRDALMQRPVDDGLFPPTYAQGGPAWWTAAPPPTVRAHG